The following proteins come from a genomic window of Coriobacteriia bacterium:
- a CDS encoding ABC transporter ATP-binding protein has translation MRIVRYLKQCWVAALTIVALLILQAFCDLSLPRYTSDIVDVGIQQSGIEHAATDEMSQTTFEAVAMMVSPDDEATLCSAYVWDESSSTYRLTDEGRDTIEVLDTIVAFPLAVTHYADLASNLDTGGEPAATEDSAIDPSAFDVARTLEAYEAGVVSKDDIRAGLDEARSALGGASDSIVAQMGIAAARVEYEQLGYDLGAMQMRYLLLCGAKMLGLTLLGAIVAVGVGLLASRSAAKIARSLRQQLFERVVHFSDAEVQAFSAASLITRGTNDIQQIQMTVVMLLRMVLYAPILAIGGIIMISTTDVSMSWVIALAVVVLFIVIAILFAVAMPKFKAMQRLIDRVNLVAREMLTGLPVIRAFDRQQFEAQRFETANRELMGTQLFTNRAMTFMMPAMMLIMNGVSVLIVWVGGHAIDAGTMQTGDMIAFLTYAMVIIMGFLMIGMISVMLPRADVAAGRVDEVLATSSSIADPAAPRDVELGREAGARIAFEDVTFRYPEASAGSEDGASKRGSRAERAAGAGASQAHEAGEAALSHVSFVAEPGTTLAVIGSTGSGKSTLIKLIERFYDASEGRVTIDGIDVRELSQHALRSQIGYVPQQAFLFSGTIGSAIAYADPTMGVERIEKAADIAQASEFIAEREQGMDTPISQGGTNVSGGQRQRLAIARAIASDARVLLFDDSFSALDYKTDAALRRALRTELAGRTLIIVAQRISTVLDADEIVVLDEGRMVGRGTHAELLRTCEEYREIAQSQLSEEELAASLGDATNTAADGLAAKGGDAR, from the coding sequence ATGCGCATCGTTCGGTATCTGAAGCAGTGCTGGGTCGCAGCGCTTACGATCGTCGCCCTGCTCATCTTGCAGGCCTTTTGCGACCTGTCGTTGCCGCGCTACACGTCCGACATCGTTGACGTCGGCATTCAACAATCGGGCATCGAGCATGCCGCCACCGACGAGATGAGCCAGACGACGTTCGAGGCCGTCGCCATGATGGTGAGTCCCGATGACGAGGCAACGCTGTGCTCCGCCTACGTCTGGGACGAAAGCTCCTCCACCTACAGGCTCACTGACGAGGGGCGCGACACCATAGAAGTGCTCGACACCATCGTCGCGTTCCCGCTTGCCGTCACTCACTACGCTGACCTTGCCAGCAATCTGGACACCGGGGGCGAGCCGGCGGCAACCGAAGACTCCGCCATCGATCCCTCCGCGTTTGACGTCGCACGCACGCTTGAGGCCTACGAGGCGGGCGTCGTCTCCAAGGACGACATTCGCGCAGGGCTCGACGAGGCCCGCTCCGCCCTCGGTGGCGCCAGCGACAGCATCGTCGCTCAGATGGGCATAGCCGCAGCCCGCGTCGAATACGAGCAGCTCGGCTACGACCTAGGTGCCATGCAGATGCGCTACCTGCTCCTCTGCGGCGCCAAGATGCTCGGGCTCACGCTGCTCGGCGCCATCGTCGCCGTCGGCGTCGGTCTGCTCGCATCACGCAGCGCCGCCAAGATCGCCCGCAGTCTGCGCCAGCAGCTCTTTGAGCGCGTCGTGCACTTCTCCGACGCCGAGGTTCAGGCGTTCTCGGCAGCCTCGCTCATCACGCGCGGCACAAACGACATCCAGCAGATTCAGATGACGGTCGTCATGCTGCTGCGCATGGTGCTGTACGCGCCCATCCTCGCCATCGGCGGCATCATCATGATCTCGACGACAGACGTCTCCATGAGCTGGGTCATCGCGCTGGCCGTCGTCGTGCTGTTCATCGTCATCGCCATCCTGTTCGCCGTAGCCATGCCCAAGTTCAAGGCCATGCAGCGCCTCATCGACCGTGTGAACCTCGTCGCGCGCGAGATGCTCACCGGCCTGCCCGTCATTCGTGCGTTCGACCGCCAGCAGTTCGAGGCGCAGCGCTTCGAGACGGCGAACCGTGAGCTCATGGGCACGCAGCTGTTCACGAACCGCGCCATGACGTTCATGATGCCGGCGATGATGCTCATCATGAACGGCGTTTCCGTGCTCATCGTATGGGTCGGTGGCCACGCCATCGACGCCGGCACAATGCAGACCGGCGACATGATCGCGTTCCTTACGTACGCGATGGTCATCATCATGGGCTTCCTGATGATCGGCATGATCTCCGTCATGCTCCCGCGCGCCGACGTGGCGGCCGGGCGCGTCGACGAGGTGCTCGCCACGTCGTCAAGCATCGCAGACCCCGCCGCCCCGCGCGACGTCGAGCTGGGCCGGGAGGCCGGGGCGCGCATCGCCTTCGAGGACGTGACGTTCCGCTATCCCGAGGCGAGCGCGGGGTCGGAAGACGGGGCCTCAAAGCGGGGGTCGCGCGCCGAGCGGGCAGCAGGCGCCGGCGCTTCGCAGGCACACGAGGCGGGCGAGGCGGCCCTGTCACACGTGAGCTTCGTGGCGGAGCCGGGCACGACGCTGGCCGTCATCGGCTCGACGGGCTCTGGCAAGTCAACGCTCATCAAGCTCATCGAGCGCTTCTACGACGCATCGGAGGGCCGCGTCACCATCGACGGCATCGACGTGCGCGAGCTGTCCCAGCATGCCCTGCGCTCCCAGATCGGCTACGTGCCTCAGCAAGCGTTCCTGTTCTCGGGTACCATCGGCTCGGCCATCGCCTACGCCGACCCCACCATGGGCGTCGAGCGCATCGAGAAGGCCGCCGACATCGCCCAGGCGTCCGAGTTCATCGCCGAGCGCGAGCAGGGCATGGACACGCCCATATCCCAGGGCGGCACGAACGTCTCGGGCGGCCAGCGCCAGCGCCTCGCCATCGCGCGCGCCATCGCCAGCGACGCCCGCGTGCTGCTGTTCGACGACAGCTTCTCCGCGCTCGACTACAAGACGGACGCCGCCCTGCGCCGCGCGCTGCGCACGGAGCTCGCCGGCCGGACGCTCATCATCGTGGCACAGCGCATCTCAACCGTGCTCGACGCCGACGAGATCGTCGTGCTCGACGAGGGTCGCATGGTAGGCCGCGGCACCCACGCCGAGTTGCTGCGTACCTGCGAGGAATACCGCGAGATCGCGCAGTCTCAGCTCTCGGAAGAGGAGCTTGCCGCATCGCTCGGCGATGCAACCAACACGGCCGCAGATGGCTTAGCTGCGAAGGGAGGCGATGCCCGATGA
- a CDS encoding ABC transporter ATP-binding protein — MSSQDTKRTTGAGRPRRGPMGHGGPGMMPVEKAKDFKGTARRTFAYLGQFRVQLVVAIAFAIGACVFNVIGPRVLSTATTELFNGISAKITGTGGIDFSAVARILLMTLGLYAISAACQFVQGWMMTSVSQRTCYRLRRDITQKIDRMPMGYFEGTSTGDVLSRITNDVDTLGQSLNQGVTQLVTSAVTIVGVLAMMLTISPLMTLVTLVILPVSALLTATVVKRSQRYFRQQQETLGAINSQVEETFSGQAVVRAFGQEQRSVAAFAATNERLYESAWKSQFLSGLMMPLMNLVANLGYVAVAILGSALAVRGVITVGDIQAFIQYVKNFTQPITQLAQVSNVLQMMMAAAERIFSFLNEPEETDAYDVASAANQPANDVREARVEFDHVSFGYTPERLVIHDFSAQVEPGSTVALVGPTGAGKTTMVKLLMRFYDVSGGAIRIDGRDVRDFDRSDLRSLFGMVLQDTWLFKGSIRENIRYGRLDASDEEVEAAAKAAFAHHFIMTLPEGYETQINEDASNISQGQRQLLTIARAILADRRMLILDEATSSVDTRTEERIQAAMDNLMRGRTSFVIAHRLSTIRNADLILVMREGDIIEQGTHDELLAAGGFYADLYRSQFAES, encoded by the coding sequence ATGAGCAGCCAGGACACAAAGCGCACCACCGGCGCGGGACGCCCTCGCCGCGGGCCCATGGGCCACGGAGGCCCCGGCATGATGCCCGTCGAGAAGGCGAAGGACTTCAAGGGCACGGCGCGTCGCACGTTCGCGTATCTCGGCCAGTTCAGGGTGCAGCTCGTCGTCGCCATCGCATTCGCTATCGGCGCGTGCGTGTTCAACGTCATCGGTCCTCGCGTGCTCTCCACGGCCACGACGGAGCTGTTCAACGGTATCTCCGCCAAGATCACCGGCACGGGCGGCATCGACTTCTCGGCCGTTGCCCGCATCCTGCTCATGACGCTCGGCCTGTACGCCATCTCGGCCGCCTGCCAGTTCGTGCAGGGCTGGATGATGACGTCCGTGTCGCAGCGCACGTGCTACCGCCTGCGCCGCGACATCACGCAGAAAATAGACCGCATGCCGATGGGCTACTTCGAGGGCACGTCTACGGGCGACGTCCTGTCGCGCATCACCAACGACGTCGACACGCTGGGCCAGAGCCTCAACCAGGGCGTGACGCAGCTGGTGACGAGCGCCGTGACCATCGTGGGCGTGCTTGCGATGATGCTGACGATCAGCCCGCTCATGACGCTCGTGACGCTCGTCATCCTGCCAGTGTCGGCGCTGCTCACGGCAACGGTCGTCAAGCGCTCCCAGCGCTACTTCCGCCAGCAGCAGGAGACGTTGGGCGCCATCAATAGCCAGGTTGAGGAGACGTTCTCGGGCCAGGCCGTCGTGCGCGCATTCGGGCAGGAACAGCGCAGCGTCGCGGCGTTCGCGGCCACGAACGAGCGCCTGTACGAGAGTGCGTGGAAGTCCCAGTTCCTCTCCGGGCTCATGATGCCGCTGATGAACCTCGTCGCCAACTTGGGGTATGTCGCCGTCGCCATCCTGGGCAGCGCCCTCGCCGTGCGCGGCGTCATCACCGTCGGCGACATCCAGGCATTCATCCAGTACGTCAAGAACTTCACGCAGCCCATCACGCAGCTCGCGCAGGTCTCCAACGTGCTGCAGATGATGATGGCCGCCGCCGAGCGCATATTCTCGTTCCTTAACGAGCCCGAGGAGACCGACGCCTACGACGTCGCGAGCGCGGCAAATCAGCCGGCCAACGATGTACGCGAGGCCCGCGTGGAGTTCGATCACGTCAGCTTTGGGTACACGCCGGAACGCCTCGTTATCCATGACTTCTCTGCGCAGGTGGAGCCTGGCAGCACTGTTGCCCTCGTCGGCCCCACGGGCGCCGGCAAAACGACGATGGTCAAGCTGCTCATGCGCTTCTATGACGTCAGCGGCGGCGCCATCCGCATCGACGGTCGCGACGTGCGCGACTTTGACCGCAGCGATCTGCGCAGCCTGTTCGGCATGGTGCTGCAGGACACGTGGCTGTTCAAGGGAAGCATTCGCGAGAACATCCGCTACGGGCGTCTCGACGCCAGCGACGAAGAGGTCGAAGCCGCGGCAAAGGCGGCGTTCGCGCACCACTTCATCATGACGTTGCCCGAGGGGTACGAGACGCAGATCAACGAGGACGCGAGCAACATCAGCCAGGGACAGCGCCAGCTGCTCACGATAGCCCGCGCCATCCTGGCCGATCGACGGATGCTCATCCTCGACGAGGCCACGAGCTCGGTGGACACGCGCACCGAGGAGCGCATCCAGGCGGCCATGGACAACCTGATGCGCGGGCGCACGAGCTTCGTCATCGCACACCGTCTCTCGACGATCCGCAACGCCGACCTCATCCTCGTGATGCGCGAGGGCGACATCATCGAGCAGGGCACCCACGACGAGCTGCTCGCGGCCGGCGGCTTCTACGCCGACCTCTACCGCTCGCAGTTCGCGGAGAGCTAA
- a CDS encoding hydratase has translation MVTLYDGGVYLLDGTQIIPEADAPQIAARDGLALDKEQARTGTIAYSILKAHNTSDDMARLKLRFDAMASHDITYVGIIQTAKASGMERFPLPYVLTNCHNSLCAVGGTINEDDHVFGLSAARKYGGIFVPPHIAVIHSFMREMFAGCGKMILGSDSHTRYGALGTMAIGEGGGELVKQLLRDTYDVAYPGVVAIYLEGAPQPGVGPHDVALAIIRAVFASGYVKNKVMEFVGPGIASMNCDYRNGVDVMTTETTCLSSIWRTDDATRAFLSEHGREGEYRQLDPAPLAYYDGCVRVDLSSVKPMIALPFHPSNGFEIDELNANLGDILREVELEAQRIGGGRATLSLTDKIRPDGKLQVQQGVIAGCAGGNFCNVIQAARALKGKSCGAGEFALSVYPTSQPVFLELARQGAVYDLMEAGAIVRTAFCGPCFGAGDTPANNGLSIRHTTRNFPNREGSKPGNGQLTGVALMDARSIAATAANGGVLTAATELPESVWDEDCAYTFDRSVYEKRCYFGFEKAQTDTELVYGPNIKDWPAMEPLANDILLRVCSKILDDVTTTDELIPSGETSSYRSNPLGLAEFTLSRRDPEYVGRSKAVDAIEKARLAGTPLAQAEPELSDVFAALRDAGALKADTDEQAVEVGSMVYARKPGDGSAREQAASCQRVIGGLANIVREYATKRYRSNVMNWGMVPFQLDADEPPFEVGDYVFVPGIRAALDGDLSDVPAYVVHMGSANATGARPVADVEEIHLYVADMTPEEREIVKAGCLINYNRNRAQRA, from the coding sequence ATGGTCACGCTCTACGACGGCGGGGTCTACCTGCTCGATGGCACGCAGATCATCCCGGAGGCCGACGCGCCCCAGATCGCGGCGCGCGACGGCCTCGCGCTCGACAAGGAGCAGGCCCGCACCGGCACCATCGCCTACTCCATCCTCAAGGCGCACAACACCTCGGACGACATGGCCCGCCTCAAGCTGCGCTTCGATGCGATGGCCTCGCACGACATCACGTACGTCGGCATTATCCAAACAGCCAAGGCCTCGGGCATGGAACGCTTCCCGCTGCCCTACGTGCTCACGAACTGCCACAACTCCCTGTGTGCCGTCGGCGGCACCATCAACGAGGACGACCACGTCTTCGGCCTGTCCGCCGCGCGCAAGTATGGCGGCATCTTCGTCCCGCCGCACATCGCCGTCATCCATTCGTTCATGCGTGAGATGTTCGCCGGCTGCGGCAAGATGATCCTGGGCTCCGACTCGCACACCCGCTACGGCGCGCTGGGTACGATGGCCATCGGCGAGGGTGGCGGCGAGCTCGTCAAGCAGCTGCTGCGCGACACGTATGACGTCGCCTATCCCGGCGTCGTGGCCATCTACCTCGAAGGGGCGCCCCAGCCCGGCGTCGGCCCGCACGACGTGGCCCTCGCTATCATCCGCGCCGTATTCGCCAGCGGCTACGTCAAGAACAAGGTCATGGAGTTCGTCGGCCCCGGCATCGCATCCATGAACTGTGACTACCGCAACGGCGTCGACGTCATGACGACGGAGACGACGTGCCTGTCCTCCATCTGGCGCACCGACGACGCCACGCGCGCCTTCCTCTCCGAGCACGGTCGCGAGGGCGAATACCGCCAGCTCGACCCGGCGCCGCTCGCCTACTACGACGGCTGCGTGCGCGTCGACCTATCGAGCGTCAAACCGATGATCGCCCTGCCGTTCCACCCCTCGAACGGTTTCGAGATCGACGAGCTAAATGCCAACCTGGGCGACATCCTGCGCGAGGTAGAGCTCGAGGCGCAGCGCATCGGCGGCGGGCGTGCGACGCTCAGCCTCACGGACAAGATCCGCCCCGACGGCAAGCTGCAGGTGCAGCAGGGCGTCATCGCCGGTTGCGCGGGCGGCAACTTCTGCAACGTCATCCAGGCGGCCCGGGCGCTCAAGGGCAAGAGCTGCGGCGCCGGCGAGTTCGCGCTGTCGGTTTACCCCACGTCACAGCCGGTGTTCCTCGAGCTGGCGCGTCAGGGCGCCGTCTATGATCTCATGGAGGCCGGCGCCATCGTGCGCACGGCGTTCTGCGGCCCGTGCTTCGGCGCCGGCGACACGCCCGCCAACAACGGGCTGTCCATCCGTCACACGACGCGCAACTTCCCGAACCGCGAGGGCTCCAAGCCCGGAAACGGCCAGCTCACGGGCGTCGCACTGATGGACGCGCGCTCCATTGCGGCCACGGCGGCCAACGGCGGCGTGCTCACGGCGGCAACGGAGCTGCCCGAGAGCGTCTGGGACGAGGACTGCGCGTACACGTTCGACCGCTCCGTGTATGAGAAGCGCTGCTACTTCGGGTTCGAGAAGGCGCAGACCGACACCGAGCTCGTCTACGGGCCCAACATCAAGGACTGGCCTGCCATGGAGCCGCTGGCCAACGACATCCTGCTGCGCGTGTGCTCGAAGATCCTCGATGACGTGACGACGACCGACGAGCTCATCCCCTCAGGCGAGACATCGTCGTACCGCTCCAACCCGCTGGGCCTGGCCGAGTTCACGCTGTCGCGGCGCGACCCGGAGTACGTCGGGCGCTCCAAGGCCGTCGACGCCATCGAGAAAGCGCGCCTGGCTGGGACGCCGTTGGCGCAGGCAGAGCCTGAGCTGTCGGACGTGTTCGCGGCGCTACGCGATGCGGGTGCGCTGAAAGCCGACACCGATGAGCAGGCCGTGGAGGTCGGCAGCATGGTATACGCGCGCAAGCCCGGCGACGGGTCGGCCCGCGAGCAGGCAGCGAGCTGCCAGCGCGTCATCGGCGGCCTGGCGAACATCGTGCGCGAGTACGCGACGAAGCGCTACCGCTCCAACGTCATGAACTGGGGCATGGTGCCGTTCCAGCTCGACGCCGACGAGCCGCCGTTCGAGGTCGGCGACTACGTGTTCGTGCCCGGCATCCGCGCAGCCCTCGACGGCGACCTCTCCGACGTGCCGGCGTACGTCGTGCATATGGGATCGGCCAATGCCACGGGGGCGCGTCCCGTCGCCGACGTCGAGGAGATCCACCTGTACGTGGCAGACATGACGCCCGAAGAACGCGAGATCGTGAAGGCTGGTTGTCTCATCAACTACAACCGTAACCGCGCTCAGAGGGCCTAG